From one Flavobacterium sp. N502536 genomic stretch:
- a CDS encoding OprO/OprP family phosphate-selective porin, with protein MKIKLIAVFLLITCVSTAQDLKKEDVKKEVIRLLDSINKAKLPDTESESGNSDDEKDKDRWYDKISLRGYAQIRYNGLFSTNDKVSCDQCDRSWGTTSTAPGAKANNGLFIRRARLVFSGQVHPNVYFYFQPDFASSPVTGVQNFVQVRDLYFDLSFDKKREYRLRVGQSKIPYGFENMQSSGQRLTLDRNDALNSAILNERDLGMFFYWAPAEIRERFEMLVKDGYKGSGDYGVFAFGVYNGQIANRLDGNRDLNVVTRVTYPFVIGSQIIEPGIQAYAGKWAFSGEISPGVKVNNSQHVKDQRVGATFVLYPRPFGIQAEYNVGKGPRYNSVTNAVDETDLNGGYVLFSYKLDVKKQHIYPFAKFQYYDGGKKYEKDARSYVVRDYEFGIEWQPLKAFELTAEYVIADRTFQDSALPINRQQGNLLRLQAQFNF; from the coding sequence ATGAAAATAAAGCTAATAGCAGTTTTTTTGCTAATTACTTGTGTGTCAACTGCACAGGACTTAAAGAAAGAAGATGTAAAAAAAGAAGTAATTCGTCTTCTTGATTCAATCAACAAAGCAAAGTTACCGGATACCGAATCGGAATCCGGGAATAGTGATGATGAAAAGGATAAGGACCGTTGGTACGACAAGATTTCTTTAAGAGGTTATGCACAGATACGATACAACGGTTTGTTTTCTACAAACGATAAAGTTTCCTGTGACCAGTGTGACAGGTCCTGGGGGACAACTTCTACAGCTCCGGGTGCAAAAGCAAACAATGGTTTATTTATCAGACGTGCACGTTTAGTGTTTTCTGGTCAGGTTCATCCCAATGTATATTTCTATTTTCAACCTGATTTTGCGAGTTCTCCGGTTACAGGAGTTCAGAATTTTGTTCAGGTTCGGGATTTGTATTTTGACCTTTCTTTTGATAAAAAGAGAGAGTACAGATTACGTGTCGGGCAGAGTAAAATACCATACGGTTTCGAGAATATGCAGTCAAGCGGACAGCGTTTAACTTTAGATCGAAACGATGCGTTGAACAGTGCCATATTAAACGAGCGTGATTTAGGAATGTTCTTTTACTGGGCACCGGCCGAAATCAGAGAGCGTTTTGAAATGTTGGTAAAAGACGGTTATAAAGGATCAGGTGATTATGGTGTTTTCGCTTTTGGAGTTTACAATGGTCAAATTGCGAATAGATTAGATGGAAACAGAGATTTGAATGTGGTGACAAGAGTAACGTACCCATTTGTAATTGGAAGTCAGATTATCGAACCCGGAATTCAGGCTTATGCCGGAAAATGGGCTTTTTCAGGTGAAATTTCACCAGGAGTTAAAGTGAACAATTCACAGCACGTAAAAGATCAAAGGGTAGGAGCAACATTTGTACTATATCCAAGACCTTTTGGAATCCAGGCCGAGTACAATGTAGGTAAAGGACCAAGATACAATTCAGTAACTAACGCAGTCGATGAAACCGATTTAAACGGAGGTTATGTATTGTTTAGCTACAAATTGGACGTTAAAAAACAGCATATTTATCCTTTCGCCAAATTTCAATATTACGACGGAGGAAAAAAATACGAGAAGGACGCCAGAAGTTATGTCGTTAGAGATTATGAATTTGGTATAGAATGGCAGCCTCTAAAAGCCTTTGAACTTACTGCCGAATATGTGATTGCTGACAGAACTTTCCAGGACAGTGCACTTCCAATCAACAGGCAGCAAGGAAATTTATTGCGTTTACAGGCGCAGTTTAACTTCTAG
- a CDS encoding sensor histidine kinase has translation MKINFKKTYKFAVKSALYISLFATGFVLILLSLFYKNQLKHQVAFGIIFIISIYAFSFLVLQYRVERFIYRRVKKIYDEVSLLESTTLINQPITTDMETLSREVKKFATDKKLEIEMLEIREQYRREFLGNVSHELKTPLFTVQGYVSTLLDGAMEDKNIRKKYLKRAEKGVERLIYIVEDLDMITKLESGDLDLIMTDFDIVELIQNVFDLLEMKADKKKIKLAFESKNIKSVIIRGDKDRIQQVLENLIVNSIKYGKEGGLTEVGVVNLTKKKVLIRISDNGEGVEKQNIPRLFERFYRVDKSGTRSEGGSGLGLAIVKHIIEAHKEKVYVESEFGIGSEFSFTLEKANKTIKAEVK, from the coding sequence ATGAAAATTAATTTTAAAAAAACATACAAGTTTGCTGTAAAGTCAGCATTATATATAAGTCTTTTTGCGACAGGGTTTGTACTGATACTACTGTCTTTATTTTATAAAAACCAATTGAAGCATCAGGTTGCCTTTGGAATAATTTTTATAATATCAATTTACGCTTTTTCCTTCCTGGTTTTGCAATATCGTGTAGAGCGTTTTATTTATCGAAGAGTTAAGAAAATCTACGATGAGGTTTCGTTATTAGAATCCACCACATTGATCAATCAGCCGATCACTACAGATATGGAAACACTTTCACGTGAGGTGAAAAAGTTTGCAACAGATAAAAAGCTGGAGATTGAAATGCTGGAAATCAGGGAACAATACCGACGTGAGTTTCTGGGTAACGTATCGCACGAGCTGAAAACTCCTTTGTTTACTGTTCAGGGATATGTTTCTACTTTGCTGGATGGTGCGATGGAAGATAAAAATATTCGAAAAAAATATTTAAAACGTGCTGAAAAAGGAGTGGAACGATTGATTTATATCGTTGAAGATCTGGACATGATCACCAAATTAGAATCCGGAGACCTCGATTTAATCATGACTGATTTTGATATTGTAGAGCTGATTCAGAATGTTTTTGATTTGCTGGAAATGAAAGCCGACAAGAAGAAAATCAAATTGGCTTTTGAAAGCAAGAACATTAAATCGGTGATCATTCGCGGAGACAAGGACAGAATTCAGCAGGTTTTAGAAAACCTGATCGTAAACTCTATCAAGTATGGTAAAGAGGGCGGTTTGACCGAAGTAGGAGTGGTTAATCTGACCAAGAAAAAAGTCTTAATCCGTATTAGTGATAACGGAGAAGGTGTTGAAAAACAAAATATCCCAAGGCTTTTTGAACGTTTTTACAGAGTGGATAAAAGCGGAACCCGTTCAGAAGGCGGTTCAGGTTTAGGGTTGGCCATTGTAAAACATATTATTGAAGCACATAAAGAGAAAGTATATGTAGAAAGTGAGTTCGGAATTGGTTCTGAATTTTCTTTTACGCTTGAAAAAGCAAATAAAACAATAAAAGCTGAAGTTAAATAA
- a CDS encoding response regulator transcription factor, producing MKKTQTKILLVDDEPDILEIVGYNLAQEGYQIVTASNGKEAIAKAQKELPELIIMDVMMAEMDGMEACEHIRKIPELNNVIITFLTARSEDYSQVAGFDAGADDYITKPIKPKLLVSKVKALLRRLKEQEVVSDTLNVGGIEINREEYKIIKGNVEIALPRKEFELFYLLASKPGKVFKRDEILDKVWGNEVVVGGRTIDVHIRKLREKIGEDLFKTIKGVGYKFEV from the coding sequence ATGAAAAAAACACAAACCAAGATTTTACTAGTTGACGATGAACCAGATATCTTAGAAATCGTTGGCTATAACCTTGCTCAGGAAGGCTACCAGATTGTGACTGCTTCTAACGGAAAAGAAGCAATTGCAAAGGCTCAGAAAGAATTGCCGGAATTGATTATTATGGATGTAATGATGGCTGAAATGGACGGAATGGAAGCTTGTGAACACATTAGAAAAATTCCAGAATTAAATAATGTTATCATAACATTCTTAACGGCAAGAAGTGAGGATTATTCACAAGTAGCTGGTTTTGATGCAGGTGCAGATGATTATATCACGAAACCTATAAAACCGAAATTATTGGTCTCCAAAGTAAAGGCGCTGTTAAGAAGGTTAAAAGAACAAGAAGTTGTAAGTGACACCTTAAATGTGGGCGGAATCGAGATCAACCGCGAAGAATATAAAATCATCAAAGGAAACGTGGAGATTGCCTTACCAAGAAAAGAATTCGAATTGTTTTACTTATTGGCCTCAAAACCGGGAAAAGTTTTTAAAAGAGACGAAATTCTGGATAAAGTATGGGGGAACGAAGTTGTAGTAGGAGGAAGAACCATTGATGTTCATATTCGAAAACTTCGTGAAAAAATAGGAGAAGACCTTTTTAAAACTATAAAAGGAGTAGGCTATAAATTTGAAGTTTAG
- a CDS encoding TonB-dependent receptor gives MKFNLKFLFITLFICTISIAQNKGTISGVLTDKETNNEALPFANVLLKGTNMSANTDIEGKYSFNVNPGNYIIIFSFVGYESVEKPVTVKANETITVNQVLSSGNFTLKDVVVKSSAVNKQKESALLLDQKNAVSFKAAIGAEEISRKGVNDVANAVAKISGVSKQDDSGNVFVRGLGDRYNVTTLNGLPLPSNNPANKNILLEIFSTNIVDNIGISKTFESQNYADFGGANIDISAKKFNGKPFVTFSIGTGANTNVLGQDHFYLQDGPTYTGFKKVGVPNAPLQPYSYATSWDRQENKNVLNAFYTLSAGKRFTINDESSIGTFVTGSFSAKNKYTEGYSRGGITSDGDIFSDFIRTSYKHSTTTTVMGTADYKINNKNSIFFTSLFLNSSDQDYSEYEGTNQNFDGGGDALQQISGFIKRGTFERTQLIVNQLTGKNKFNDQWNLNWGVGYSMSNSSIPDRMQNSFVYAPNAKDYTFFTNSNINNHRFFQDLKENEIAANIALSYNFNKKSDDTYKGKITVGYSGKFKDVDYKMEQYSFFPNRTTVSFPKEDIHHVDNYLNQANWGSAYSNRINQLYNGNLDINAAFANVQYSLTDRLSVILGARLEQLTQNVFYITTTVPNGDNSNDSKFNILPSLISKYTLTDKQNLKFSASKTYTLPQFKEKVPIIYEDVAQAYEGNPRLYASTNYNFDLGWEFFPKSSELISVTAFGKIIQNPINEMFLNSSSNDISYANTGDKATVAGVEVEFKKEIFEIEKDNNLKTKLTFDANGSYLYTNQDLSNDKVNNENDFGANFTFTESKLTGASNFLANANLSFLNEYREGKDFSATISYSYFSDKLAVIGTSRVGNLVDKAVNKLDFIANASLTKNLKLGLIYNNILNPTFKRVQEQGKVPGKESIGDITAVSYKAGSDFRLTLSYTF, from the coding sequence ATGAAATTCAATTTAAAATTTCTATTTATCACATTATTCATCTGTACGATTTCGATCGCACAAAACAAAGGTACGATTTCTGGTGTATTAACCGACAAAGAAACCAACAATGAAGCTTTACCTTTCGCAAATGTTTTATTAAAGGGAACTAACATGAGCGCGAACACTGACATTGAGGGGAAATATTCCTTTAATGTAAATCCAGGAAATTATATCATTATTTTTAGTTTCGTTGGATATGAATCTGTAGAAAAGCCAGTAACTGTTAAAGCAAATGAAACTATTACAGTAAATCAGGTACTTTCATCAGGAAATTTTACACTTAAAGATGTTGTTGTAAAATCATCTGCAGTAAACAAGCAAAAAGAATCGGCATTACTTTTAGATCAAAAAAATGCAGTTTCATTTAAAGCTGCCATTGGAGCAGAGGAAATCTCAAGAAAAGGAGTTAACGACGTTGCAAATGCTGTTGCTAAAATAAGTGGTGTTTCTAAACAGGATGACTCCGGAAATGTTTTCGTAAGAGGATTAGGAGATCGTTATAATGTTACGACTTTAAACGGACTTCCTTTACCATCAAACAATCCGGCAAACAAAAATATTTTGTTGGAAATTTTCTCTACAAATATTGTAGATAATATCGGAATTAGCAAAACTTTTGAATCTCAAAATTATGCCGATTTCGGAGGAGCAAATATTGATATTAGCGCAAAAAAATTCAATGGAAAACCATTCGTTACTTTTTCAATTGGAACAGGAGCTAACACAAACGTATTAGGTCAGGATCATTTTTACTTGCAAGACGGACCTACTTATACCGGATTTAAAAAAGTTGGCGTTCCTAATGCTCCACTTCAGCCATATAGCTATGCAACAAGCTGGGACAGACAAGAAAACAAGAATGTATTAAATGCTTTCTATACGTTATCTGCCGGTAAAAGATTTACTATAAATGACGAAAGTTCAATCGGTACTTTTGTTACTGGTTCATTTAGCGCAAAAAACAAATACACAGAAGGATACAGCAGAGGAGGAATTACTTCTGATGGAGATATCTTTTCTGACTTTATCAGAACATCATACAAACATAGCACTACTACAACTGTTATGGGTACTGCTGATTATAAAATCAATAATAAAAACTCAATCTTCTTTACTTCTTTATTCTTAAATTCAAGTGATCAGGATTACAGTGAGTACGAAGGAACAAACCAGAATTTTGACGGTGGCGGAGACGCTCTTCAACAAATTTCAGGTTTTATCAAACGTGGAACTTTTGAAAGAACTCAATTAATTGTAAACCAATTAACAGGAAAAAACAAATTCAACGATCAGTGGAATTTAAACTGGGGAGTAGGGTATAGTATGTCTAACAGTTCAATTCCGGATCGTATGCAAAACTCTTTTGTATATGCTCCAAATGCTAAAGATTATACATTTTTTACCAACTCTAACATCAACAATCACCGATTTTTTCAGGACTTAAAGGAAAATGAAATCGCTGCAAATATTGCATTATCATATAATTTCAACAAAAAAAGCGATGATACCTACAAAGGAAAAATAACTGTTGGTTATTCAGGAAAGTTCAAGGATGTAGATTACAAAATGGAACAATATTCATTCTTCCCGAACAGAACTACCGTTTCTTTCCCTAAAGAAGATATTCATCACGTAGACAACTATTTAAATCAAGCAAATTGGGGTTCCGCTTACTCCAACAGAATTAACCAATTGTACAATGGAAATTTAGATATTAATGCTGCATTTGCAAATGTTCAATATTCCTTAACGGATAGATTAAGTGTAATACTTGGAGCAAGATTAGAGCAATTAACTCAAAATGTTTTCTATATCACCACTACAGTTCCAAATGGTGATAATTCAAATGATTCAAAGTTTAACATTCTACCAAGTTTAATCTCGAAATACACCTTGACAGATAAGCAAAATTTAAAATTCTCTGCAAGTAAAACGTATACACTTCCTCAGTTTAAAGAAAAAGTGCCAATTATTTACGAAGATGTTGCACAAGCCTACGAAGGAAACCCAAGATTATATGCTTCAACAAATTACAACTTCGATTTAGGATGGGAATTTTTCCCAAAAAGTTCAGAATTAATCTCTGTAACCGCTTTCGGAAAAATTATTCAAAATCCAATCAATGAAATGTTCTTAAACTCTTCTTCAAATGATATTTCTTATGCAAATACAGGTGATAAAGCAACAGTAGCAGGAGTTGAAGTAGAATTTAAAAAAGAAATTTTTGAAATTGAAAAAGACAACAACTTAAAGACAAAACTTACTTTTGACGCAAACGGATCTTATTTATACACAAACCAAGACCTAAGCAATGATAAAGTAAACAACGAAAATGATTTTGGAGCAAACTTTACTTTTACAGAAAGTAAATTAACAGGAGCTTCTAATTTCTTAGCAAATGCTAACTTATCATTTTTAAATGAATACAGAGAAGGAAAGGATTTCAGCGCAACAATATCTTATTCTTATTTTTCAGATAAATTAGCTGTTATTGGAACTTCAAGAGTAGGTAACCTGGTTGACAAAGCTGTAAACAAATTAGACTTTATCGCTAATGCAAGTTTAACCAAAAACTTAAAATTAGGTCTTATCTACAACAACATCCTGAATCCGACTTTCAAACGTGTACAAGAGCAAGGAAAAGTACCAGGAAAAGAATCTATTGGTGATATTACAGCTGTTTCATACAAAGCAGGTTCAGATTTCAGACTTACTTTAAGCTACACATTCTAA
- a CDS encoding T9SS type A sorting domain-containing protein, giving the protein MAKNYFYITFLLAFFFTVSVSAQDSKQLPKPQQAATIEGLSLYPNPVTGGKVTISSKNDLEKEIIIFDVLGKKVLQTHLSSRELNVSDLVPGVYIIKISEENNSATRKLIIR; this is encoded by the coding sequence ATGGCAAAAAATTACTTTTATATTACTTTCTTATTGGCTTTTTTCTTTACTGTTAGTGTTTCAGCACAAGACAGCAAGCAATTACCAAAACCTCAACAGGCAGCAACCATTGAGGGTCTAAGCTTGTACCCTAATCCAGTAACTGGTGGAAAAGTAACAATCTCTTCTAAAAATGATTTAGAAAAAGAGATCATTATCTTTGATGTTTTGGGTAAAAAAGTACTTCAGACACATTTAAGTTCGCGAGAATTAAACGTTTCGGATCTGGTTCCCGGCGTTTACATCATTAAAATAAGCGAAGAAAATAATTCGGCAACACGAAAACTCATTATTCGATAA
- a CDS encoding acyl transferase, which translates to MITANDIFTISSQKQFEKIALKVFRFQHENNVVYRDFCDFLKVNPQQVKALEQIPFLPIQFFKSHNVVSNTDPTQVTFTSSGTTGTITSRHIVTDVTLYEESYRNGFSQFYGNIEDYVVLALLPSYLERDGSSLIYMVEDLIKLSNQPDSGFYLHNHDDLIKKLTALDESGQNVILIGVTYALLDLIEKHQFKLQNTIIMETGGMKGKRKEMIREELHEQLCAGFGVSAIHSEYGMTELLGQAYSLGEGIFECPSWMNILVRDPEDALTYVKDGKTGGINVIDLANINSCSFIATQDLGKKYPNNSFEVLGRFDNSDIRGCNLMVL; encoded by the coding sequence TTGATCACAGCCAACGATATCTTTACCATTTCAAGTCAGAAACAATTTGAAAAAATAGCACTAAAAGTGTTTCGTTTTCAACATGAGAATAACGTTGTATATCGTGATTTCTGTGATTTTTTAAAGGTAAATCCACAACAGGTAAAAGCCCTCGAGCAAATTCCTTTTTTACCCATTCAGTTTTTCAAAAGCCACAATGTCGTTTCCAATACTGATCCGACTCAGGTCACTTTTACGAGCAGCGGAACAACCGGTACGATTACCAGCAGGCATATCGTTACCGATGTTACCCTTTACGAAGAAAGCTACCGCAACGGATTTTCACAATTCTATGGCAACATAGAGGATTACGTTGTTTTAGCACTTTTACCGTCCTATCTCGAACGCGATGGATCTTCGCTAATCTATATGGTCGAAGATTTAATAAAACTCTCCAATCAGCCTGACAGCGGGTTTTACCTGCACAATCACGACGACCTGATTAAAAAGCTTACCGCTTTAGACGAATCCGGTCAAAATGTGATCTTAATTGGGGTTACCTATGCCTTACTGGATCTGATTGAGAAACACCAATTCAAGCTCCAGAATACCATTATTATGGAAACTGGCGGTATGAAAGGTAAACGTAAAGAAATGATTCGCGAAGAATTACACGAACAGCTTTGTGCAGGGTTTGGTGTATCGGCCATTCATTCAGAATACGGCATGACCGAACTTTTAGGACAAGCTTATTCTCTGGGCGAAGGTATTTTTGAGTGTCCGTCGTGGATGAACATTTTGGTTCGCGATCCCGAAGATGCGCTCACTTACGTGAAAGACGGAAAAACCGGCGGAATCAACGTTATTGATTTGGCCAACATCAATTCATGTTCCTTTATCGCCACCCAGGATTTAGGCAAAAAATATCCCAACAACTCTTTCGAGGTATTGGGACGTTTTGATAATTCTGATATTCGTGGCTGTAACCTGATGGTACTTTAA
- the tyrS gene encoding tyrosine--tRNA ligase has translation MKNLVEELKWRGLYHDSMPGTEEQLLKEVTTAYIGFDPTADSLHIGSMVQIILLVHLKNFGHQPIALVGGATGMIGDPSGKSDERNLLNEETLAKNVAGIKSVLSRFLDFNSSDTNAPVMVNNYDWMKEFSFIDFAREVGKRITVNYMMAKDSVKKRFAGEGEGMSFTEFTYQLIQGYDFYHLYKNNNCILQMGGSDQWGNITTGTELVRRMGGENAKAFALTTPLITKADGSKFGKSEGGNVWLDADKTSVYKFYQFWVNATDADAEKYIKIFTFLDKDTIEALIEEHKTAPHLRVLQKKLAEEITIFVHSKEELEKAIQASNILFGNSTAEDLKKLDEATFLEVFDGVPQAEIAKADLENGLEIITVLNEKTGFFKSNGEARRALTANSISVNREKIKEDFVLTTNDLINNQFVLLQSGKKNYFVIRVV, from the coding sequence ATGAAGAATCTAGTTGAAGAATTAAAATGGCGCGGGTTATATCATGATAGCATGCCAGGAACGGAAGAACAATTGCTAAAAGAGGTAACTACAGCTTATATAGGTTTTGATCCAACGGCAGATTCGCTGCATATTGGCAGCATGGTTCAGATTATTTTATTGGTTCATTTAAAGAATTTTGGACATCAGCCTATCGCTTTGGTGGGTGGTGCAACCGGAATGATTGGAGATCCATCCGGAAAATCTGATGAAAGAAATTTGCTGAACGAAGAAACGCTGGCTAAAAACGTGGCGGGTATCAAAAGTGTTTTGTCTCGTTTTCTTGACTTTAATTCAAGCGATACAAATGCTCCTGTGATGGTGAACAACTATGACTGGATGAAAGAATTCTCGTTTATTGATTTTGCACGTGAAGTTGGAAAACGTATCACAGTAAATTATATGATGGCTAAGGATTCTGTTAAAAAGAGATTTGCCGGAGAAGGCGAAGGTATGTCTTTTACAGAGTTTACGTATCAGTTAATTCAGGGTTACGATTTTTATCATTTATATAAAAATAACAATTGTATCCTTCAAATGGGAGGTTCGGACCAGTGGGGAAATATTACCACGGGTACAGAATTAGTGCGCAGAATGGGAGGAGAAAATGCAAAAGCTTTTGCCTTGACTACACCATTAATTACAAAAGCTGACGGATCTAAATTCGGGAAATCGGAAGGTGGAAATGTCTGGTTGGATGCTGATAAAACATCGGTATATAAATTTTACCAGTTTTGGGTAAATGCAACGGATGCTGATGCTGAGAAATATATTAAGATCTTTACGTTTTTAGACAAGGATACTATCGAGGCTTTAATCGAAGAGCACAAAACAGCTCCGCATTTAAGAGTTTTACAGAAGAAACTGGCTGAAGAGATCACCATTTTTGTGCACAGTAAAGAAGAATTAGAAAAAGCGATTCAGGCTTCGAATATTTTGTTTGGAAATTCTACAGCTGAAGATTTGAAAAAATTGGATGAAGCAACTTTTTTGGAAGTTTTTGACGGTGTTCCTCAGGCCGAAATCGCAAAAGCAGATCTAGAAAACGGTTTGGAGATTATCACGGTTTTAAACGAAAAAACAGGTTTCTTTAAATCAAACGGAGAAGCGAGACGTGCCTTAACAGCAAATTCGATCTCGGTGAACAGAGAAAAAATAAAAGAAGATTTTGTTTTAACTACAAATGATTTAATCAATAATCAGTTTGTGTTATTACAAAGTGGAAAGAAGAACTATTTCGTAATTAGAGTGGTTTAG
- a CDS encoding DUF4296 domain-containing protein, whose product MKNFIVIVLVLCFSVSCKKELVKQPAKLIEKDKMIDIMYDLSLIEAMKYQHPVSVDSVETSPTAFILKKYKIDSLQFSQSNRYYAADYENYKSMFDEVGKRLAVNQRAVDSILKIEEKNAAKEKKNKLKDTLKDKIKRDLKKMRLDSIRKTTRLSR is encoded by the coding sequence ATGAAAAATTTTATAGTAATCGTATTGGTATTGTGTTTTTCTGTAAGTTGTAAAAAAGAGCTGGTCAAACAGCCTGCAAAGCTTATTGAGAAAGACAAAATGATTGATATTATGTATGATTTGTCTCTTATTGAAGCTATGAAATATCAGCATCCCGTTTCAGTAGACTCAGTCGAAACAAGCCCTACGGCGTTTATTCTGAAAAAGTATAAAATCGATAGTCTGCAATTTTCACAGAGCAATCGTTATTATGCTGCCGATTATGAGAATTACAAAAGCATGTTTGACGAAGTAGGAAAACGTTTGGCTGTTAATCAAAGAGCTGTCGATTCGATTTTGAAAATTGAAGAGAAAAATGCAGCAAAAGAAAAGAAAAACAAACTTAAGGATACACTTAAAGATAAAATCAAAAGAGACCTGAAAAAGATGCGTCTGGATTCTATCCGAAAAACAACACGGTTGAGCCGATAG